Within Suricata suricatta isolate VVHF042 chromosome 12, meerkat_22Aug2017_6uvM2_HiC, whole genome shotgun sequence, the genomic segment TTAGAggggatggtggtgatggggtgcatggggaggggagaggaggtgcTTTAGCCTTTGTCTGGGCTTTGAAGCTGGGCATGAACCAGAGTTGCAGCACTAGAGGAAGATGATCTTCCACTCTGAGATCCCCagcccacccccttccctggcctTCTGAGGGGAGGCTGGGTCCATTACAAGTGCCTCCCCCGCTGGGGCTGGACCAGCCCCTCTCACGAGGGCATGATACTGAGACTTAGCCATTGGCCCCATTCCCTGAACACAGACAGAGGAGCTTCTCTTGCCGTGCCTGGAACCGGCATCCCCTTTGTGGAGCCAGGGTCAGCGCTGTCGCGCTAGGGgacaccaagtttgtggtaacaGACTTTGTTtcgaggaagggaaggaggtagCCAAGCCCAGAGGTGTCCAGGCTGCATCCGGAGGCCCCACGGCTGGGATGCCAGCGGCAGCGGAGCTCCCCAAATgtcccaggcccaggcccccaCTGTATTCCCTCTCAGCTTCATAGCCGTACTTGCTTTTCCACCTTCCAGGAGCTGACATGGACCCAAATCCTCGGGCAGCCCTGGAGCGCCAGCAGCTCCGCCTTCGGGAGCGGCAGAAATTCTTTGAGGACATTTTACAGCCGGAGACAGAGTTTGTCTTCCCCCTGTCCCACCTGCATCTTGAGTCACAGAGACGTAAGCTCTGAGTCCTGGGGAGAGGGactggggtggggtaggggaggCATGTCTTGTAGGTCCTGAATCATGGGAGCCTCGTCCCATTTTGTTGGCCCTCGAAACTCCTGTCTCTAGACCTGACACATGATCTCTGATCGTCCATATGGGCTCTGGCCTGCATTCTCTTGACCTGCCCCCTTCTTGATCTGCAGCCCCCATAGGTAGTATTTCATCCATGGAAGTGAATGTGGATGCCCTGGAGCAAGTAGAACTTATTGACCTTGGGGACCAAGATGGAGCAGATGTGTTCTTGCCTTGCGAAGACCCTCCACCAACCCTGCAGACATCTGGTATGCCCCTTGACTTTGGGGACTTGGGTACCAGTTAGCCAGAACCGGGTGTCAGGTCCTGAAATGAGGATGCAAGTGGGACTGGGGAAATGTACACTGAGGGGCTGGGAGTGGGCGTTTCTACCAACGAGACAGCTGTCTGTCCTGATTTTAGGGAAGTTGACCCTAAGGCGAACTGGGTGACAGATCCTCAATCTAAAATTctggggcaggggcgcctgggtggctgagttggcacccgactcttgattacagcccagggcacgatctcacagtttgtgggatcaagtgcTGCACTGAGGTCGGCACTGTGAGTGAGGAGCCTGCATGGATTCTCTCTGTTCTCCgcctgcatgcatgctctctttctctcaaaataaataaacatttaaatgcattgggtgctggggcgcctgggtggctcagtcagttaagcctccatcttcggctcaggtcatgatctcacgtttgtgggttcgagccccgtgtcgggctctgtgctgacagctcagagccttgagcctgcttctgatcctgtatttccctctctctcttcccctccccgctcatgctctgtctctatctcaaaaagaaataaaacatttttaaaaaattaaaaaaaatgcattgggTGCTgcacactattaaaaaaataagtaaaattctgGGAATACTCCAACCCCTACCCCCTTAGCCTTTGTTAATTTTACATTTGTGAAATTCATGTAATTAAttcatgtaattaaaataatataaaatgtaatttttatattacacAACCTAAGCTGTTTTAGTCATCTTCGTatgagtatttattgagcacttctttttctttctttttttttttttagttgctaATACTGTGCCAAATTAGCTCAACTCTTACAATATCCTATTAGGGCAGGTTGTATTATCCCGGTTTTATAAAGGAGGAAATTAGACTCAGAAGTTGTCACACAGCCAGAAAATGCAAAAGCTGGGCTCAAACCATGGCTGTCTCATTCCAAAGCCCATGTGTTTAGCTTATAAGCTAAATGTGGGCTTCTTcatgcctgatgcagggcccaaagcggggcttgaacacatgaccctgagatcgagacctgagctgcgatcaagattcagacacttaatggacgaagccacccaggtgcccccagatagtCTCTTATTTAAATCTGTTGCTATTTACTGatggcctactatgtgccagacattttatattaatttttcgaTTCCATCCTCAAAACCCTTCTGGAATATAGGTGCATAtcccatttttaaagagaagagtcAGAGTCCTGGAGGGggaaaatgacttgcccaaagctaCCCAGTATCAAGTAAAGGGCATGGGTGGAGCTTGCACACTTGAATTGCTGGAGCAGACTGCAAGGCCCACACGGGCCATAGTGACATGAAGCGACCTGGGAGTCAGGACACCTGGCTCTCCGCTGGACTGGCTCAGTTGACTGGTgaggcctctgcccctctctgggctttagcCTCTCCTGGCCAGAGCACCTCTCAAGGGTCCCCCGAAGCCTGTTTGTGGCACTGACCAACTCTTCTTTCCGGGCAGGGATGGACGACCTTACAGAGGAGCTGAGCCCGCCAATGGCCACGCCAGACAGGACCGCGTCCCGTACCTCCTCCTCGTCTTCTGACGACTCCACCAACCTGCACAGCCCAAATCCCAGTGACGGCGGAGCGGACACACCCTTGGCACAGTCTGATGAGGAAGAGGATGGGGCCGATGGAGGGGCAGAGCCCGGAGCTTGCAGCTAGCAGTGAGCGTCCATCTACAGACTGACCGAGCTGGCTCTTCCCCACAGGAGCCGCTAGGCCCAGCCAGAGCCCTGTGGAGAAGACCGGACTCTGGGGAGGCAAGGACGGTGGGATGGTGCGCCTCTCTGGGAATTAACCCTCCTGCTTTACTGCTAACCCTTCCCGCCATGACCCTCCCACCAGTGTTTGGCTTACTCCCGAGGCAGGGTTTACAGGCGCGGAGATGGAAGAGGAGGTAGGACGAGATGCCTCTGCTTTTCCTagcgcccctccctccccagactaTCCCACAGTCTTCCCATAGAGTCTCCTACACCAGCGTCTCTAAGTGGACGCAAACTCCTAGCACTCCCAGTGGGTGGTACCCCTGCTCCCACACCTCCTGTTTGGGAACAGGTCACGGGATAAATAATAAACCAATAATATACCAACCATCCCCCTTCATTTGTCACGCTGCAGAAATAGCAAGCCCGCTGTATTTTTTCAGTTCTCTAACCAACACCGTATCCCCATCTCTCATGTACTCCGTCTCTTCAGgaagtatttactgaatacctatgCCGGGCATCTGGAATACAGCTTTGAACAAGACAGGCTgtatccctgccttcatggagtttagTCTCTGGAGGAGATAAATGAAGTAAATACCACAGTTCACACTGTACTAAGTAGCATGATGAGGAATGACTCTGGTATCAGAAAATAGTTCATATGGCCATTAAAGAGCTGATTTTTTAAGCTGAGATCCAGAGGCTGAGTGGGAGTTTGCCAAGTGGGGGCTGTAATCCAGGCAGAAGAGCAGCTGGAGAAACTGTACATGGGGAGACATAGCTCCAAGGAACTGAAGCGTTCAGCTTGGCAGAACTGTGGAAtttgaggaggagaggaagggagaggtaaGATGGACAAAGCTCAGTCATGAAATACTTTGAAGCCTGTATCAAGTTTCAATTTGGCTGCTAGTAAAAGATAAGAGACTTAAGATacaattttttctccttctataaAAGAAGTCCAGACCACAGGGCTAGATGGCTGTTCCAAAGCTCTTGGGTGCCTGAGTCCTTTTGGTCTCTTTCCTCAGCCATCCCAGTACCCATATGGGTGGGATTCTCATTGATAGCTCCCGCCTGAAATGGCTGCTGCAGCGCCAGCCATCACATCCCTGAAGCTGGCAGAACAGCAGAGGAAGCTGGGGGCGGGCAAAGCACAGCCTGTGGTCGGTTTCCACTTCAGGAAGCGTTCTTGGGAGTTCTGTCTGGTGGCGTCCGCTTTCATCTCACTGACCAGAGCTTGCTAACGTGAGGAGTGTTTTACTTACAGGTATTTTATAGACATAGGGACGGGACATTATctataagaaaggaaattctggcCGTTGGAAAGACAGTAGCCTTTTTGAATCACTGAATTACCAATGCGTCTGATTTGTGTACTAGCTTGCACCTCTCAGGAGCACGGTGGCTActggagagaggccaggagaATGCTTCAGTGGGGACATGCTGCTGTCTTGTTAGAGTCAGGGGTAGGTTACCAAGGAACAAGAAGACAGGCTTTGGATTGGAAACAAGCAGTTTACATGTTAGAGGTCACATTAATGAATTTGAACTTTATGAGGAATCATGATCTACTGATCAGCTTGACTGGGTTGAGGCAGggtggaaacaaataaaagacattcatttagtaagtatttattaaatgtccaTGTTTAACATATGTAAGACACTGAGCATGGCTTGGGAATGTAGagtgggccccccccccccaaaaaagaaaaaagacaagaaaagacacCATGCTGCTTTTATGGGAGTCTAGTCTAGTGGGAACCCAAATGTAAAATTGCAATTATGACCAGTGCTAGGAAGGACTTAGTAGTCTATTGGGAGCATTTCCCTTGAGGAAGTGGCATCTGAGCTCAGTCCTGAAGGATAAGAAGGAGTCAACTAGGAGAGTAAGGGGGGGCAGCTCCTGTGGAATGCTGACTGAAGGAGTGGATGCCTGGGAACCAGGGGGTGATGGCAGACAGCTCCGTGGCGGGCCATGGACTAGGGTGGAGGTGGACGGGATATGGAAAGGTGGAGGGAGTGAAGAGATGTTTCAGAGACAGGTTCCAAAAGATTTGACAGGTAGGTGAGAGAGGAAGGGTTCAAGGGCGCCACCGTTGCCTCTCCCTCTTGCAACAGGACGATGTGGAGTGTTAAGTTCCCTAGATGGGGAATGTTGGAGAGAACCAGGTTTGGGAAGAAGGTCCTAAGTTTGGTTTGggacatgttgagtttgaggtgCTCTGGAGACTGCAAGAGGCCATGCTGGGTAGGCACTCAGGCCCAAGTATGGGGTTTGGAGAGGTTTAGgctgggaaaataaataatatttttttacatttatttattattgagagagagagacagagcactaacaggacaggggctgagagagaaggaaacagaattcgaaggaggctccaggctctgagcaagctgtcagcacagagcctgacatggggaccgaacccgtgaaccacgagatcatgacctgagccggaagtcagtcgctcaactgactgagccacccaggcaccccaaggctggGAAAATACACAGATGGAGCTACCAGAGTGTAGGTACTATGTGAATGTGtccagggagggacagggagtgggagggagagttCTAGGGCCCAGCCATAAGGGGCATCAAGTCATTTCTCAcatcagaaaaaatgaaagaaaatacagcatTTACCTCCATACATCAAACACCACCCATGGGATCAGTGACCTTTAGCCCAAATCCCAAAGCTCTTGGTGCCACCCAGGCTGAGTGAGTGACAGGCCTGCAGTCTTCCAGTCATCCCAGCCTGCTTCCTCCCCTGCAGGAGGCCACTGTAAGTGACAGCTCTTACATGCCTTTCCTAGCACTGGTGAGAAACTTGTGGGAGTTTTGTGCTCCTTTTGCCTAAAAGCCTCTGTGTCCAAGTTGAGATCATCCACTAAACTGGGCCGGGATTCAGTCTCATGTGAAATTTTGCAGTTCTTCTGGGTTACTTAGGACTTTGCTGCACACAAAAGACACAGTCTCTGTCTTTgtgccctctcccttcctttggaGTTGCAAAGTTCAACCGCCTGAGCCTTCTCCTGGGCTGTATGTAGCCTGTGAGCTCCATGGCTCTGCTATGCAGGGCTTCTCTGCTCCCAGGGTCACCCCACTCCCCTCCGAGGGAAATGATGGGAAGCTCGACTTGCTTGGTTGCTGTCAATATGTCAGCAAATATCTTAGTATTCCAGGCACGGGATGCTAAGATCTGTGGGGCTTAGGGCAGGGAGTCTGCCTACGGAGAAGGACCTCCAGccttctggagagagagaattgtctGCGAGCCTATGGGGAGCCTTCAATTCAGCTGCTATGAGCCCCAGCCGTGCCTGGAAAAGTCTAGGGTCAGCTGAGACCCCAGGACCACTTCCTCCTTGGACAATGTTCTGTTCTTCTGCCAAACCACAGGGCCTTGGCTAGCCTTCAGAGCCAGCATCTCCAGCTGACTGTTTTTTGAGGCCACACAGTGCCCCTGGAGAGGAAAGGGTGATTCGGAGCCAACTCCGAGGAATGCAGCCCAGCTTTCAGTCCCCAAGCCACAGTGTGGCTTCTTCTATTGCATAGACTGGTCACAGACTCtggtgggggggagaggaagaagaagacagGCTCATCCTGTAGACTCCTCT encodes:
- the DBNDD2 gene encoding dysbindin domain-containing protein 2, with product MDPNPRAALERQQLRLRERQKFFEDILQPETEFVFPLSHLHLESQRPPIGSISSMEVNVDALEQVELIDLGDQDGADVFLPCEDPPPTLQTSGMDDLTEELSPPMATPDRTASRTSSSSSDDSTNLHSPNPSDGGADTPLAQSDEEEDGADGGAEPGACS